One Chrysiogenia bacterium DNA segment encodes these proteins:
- a CDS encoding Zn-ribbon domain-containing OB-fold protein, which produces MTEAAAPQKPLPLPDDASEPFFTGAMEGRLMIMRCTACGVARIPSRSHCDNCLSSDFEWEEASGRGTVHTFGVMHQKYHPGFFDELPYNLAVIELEEGPRLSTNLVGIENSAIRVGMPVVVDFERYDDVALPKFRPA; this is translated from the coding sequence ACGATGCTTCCGAACCGTTCTTCACGGGAGCGATGGAAGGCCGCCTGATGATCATGCGCTGCACGGCGTGCGGAGTCGCGCGCATCCCGTCGCGCTCGCATTGCGACAACTGCCTCTCATCCGATTTCGAATGGGAAGAGGCAAGCGGACGCGGGACGGTACACACGTTCGGCGTGATGCATCAGAAGTACCATCCTGGCTTCTTCGATGAATTGCCGTACAACCTCGCGGTCATCGAACTGGAAGAAGGCCCGCGCCTTTCGACCAACCTGGTCGGAATCGAGAACAGCGCGATCCGGGTCGGGATGCCGGTGGTGGTGGATTTCGAACGTTATGACGATGTAGCGCTACCGAAGTTCAGACCTGCCTGA